A region from the Pseudomonadota bacterium genome encodes:
- the ispG gene encoding flavodoxin-dependent (E)-4-hydroxy-3-methylbut-2-enyl-diphosphate synthase, with protein sequence MSIRPYRDVHRRACRKIHVGSVPVGGDAPIAVQTMTNTPTADAKATIDQIRRAEEAGCDIVRVSCPDVESTAALRTIVKAAKIPIVADIHFHYKRAIEAAEAGAACLRINPGNIGSADRVRDVVKAAKDHGCSMRIGVNAGSLERDLLEKFGEPCPEAMVESALNHAKILQDHDFHEFKISVKASDVFLAVAAYQGLAEACDYPLHIGITEAGAQRLGTVKSSIGLGMLLWSGIGDTIRVSLSADPVEEVKVGYDILKGLGIRRRGVTVIACPSCARQQYDVIKTVEALEERLTHITTPMTLSVIGCVVNGPGEARETDIGFTGGGSGTHMVYLNGQPAHRLKDKDIVDHLVGLVEKKAAEIEAAKPAATQSAFKESARAAE encoded by the coding sequence ATGAGCATTCGCCCCTACCGCGACGTCCATCGCCGCGCCTGCCGCAAGATCCATGTGGGATCGGTCCCGGTCGGCGGCGATGCGCCCATCGCCGTGCAGACGATGACCAACACGCCGACCGCGGATGCCAAGGCCACCATCGACCAGATTCGGCGGGCGGAGGAGGCGGGCTGCGACATCGTGCGCGTATCGTGCCCGGATGTGGAGTCGACCGCCGCTCTCAGGACCATCGTCAAGGCGGCGAAGATCCCGATCGTGGCCGACATCCATTTCCACTATAAGCGCGCCATCGAGGCGGCCGAGGCGGGGGCTGCGTGCCTGCGCATCAATCCCGGCAATATCGGCTCGGCCGACCGCGTGCGCGACGTGGTCAAGGCGGCCAAGGATCATGGCTGCTCCATGCGCATCGGCGTCAATGCCGGCTCGCTCGAGCGCGACCTCCTGGAGAAGTTCGGCGAGCCCTGTCCCGAGGCGATGGTCGAGAGCGCCCTCAACCACGCGAAGATTCTGCAGGATCACGACTTCCACGAGTTCAAGATCAGCGTGAAGGCCTCCGATGTGTTCCTGGCGGTCGCCGCCTATCAGGGCTTGGCCGAGGCCTGCGACTATCCCTTGCACATCGGCATCACCGAGGCGGGCGCCCAGCGCCTCGGCACCGTCAAGTCTTCGATCGGTCTCGGCATGCTGTTGTGGAGCGGCATCGGCGACACCATTCGCGTGTCGCTGTCGGCCGATCCGGTGGAAGAGGTGAAGGTCGGCTACGACATCTTGAAAGGCCTTGGGATCAGGCGCCGTGGGGTGACGGTGATCGCCTGCCCGTCCTGCGCCCGCCAGCAATACGATGTCATCAAGACGGTGGAGGCCCTGGAGGAGCGGTTGACCCATATCACCACGCCGATGACCCTCTCGGTGATCGGCTGCGTGGTCAACGGTCCGGGCGAGGCGCGGGAAACCGATATCGGCTTCACCGGCGGCGGCAGCGGGACGCACATGGTCTACCTGAACGGCCAGCCGGCGCATCGTCTGAAGGACAAGGACATCGTCGACCATCTCGTCGGTCTCGTCGAGAAGAAGGCGGCCGAGATCGAAGCCGCGAAGCCCGCGGCGACGCAAAGCGCTTTCAAGGAAAGCGCGAGAGCCGCCGAATAG